A DNA window from Helianthus annuus cultivar XRQ/B chromosome 15, HanXRQr2.0-SUNRISE, whole genome shotgun sequence contains the following coding sequences:
- the LOC118487128 gene encoding uncharacterized protein LOC118487128, whose protein sequence is MDTKLHPASTVNNIKSLIPVTLEMDSGLYASWSELFRLHCRAFQVIQHLSPKPTAESSSSKEPDKEKDKSTQPVDDSWDRLDAIVLQWIYATISSDLLHTILKPNATAHESWVALENIFHDNKSSRAIHLRHKFSNTRLSGFPNVSAYCQQLKVLSDQLASVGAPVDNQSLVLQLISGLNEQYEGIATILQNQDPLPSFYDARSKLILVESRKAEQALQASQTAGTALNANASRSTANTHGPGDYRSDGQYGGRGRGRNSRGRGRGRNSGRGRGNNSHSSWPNWNSWTNPWTTQWAAPPPWASQQWAAPTQQPWASPPQNQQWAAPSCPYPTLNPTPSGPSSAQGILGSRPTQAHHAAYTPTDIEQAMYTMSLNQHDPIPVMDTGATTNMTNTQGLQDLDPYPTMQQQR, encoded by the exons ATGGATACTAAGCTTCATCCTGCCTCCACTGTCAATAATATCAAAAGCCTTATCCCCGTAACCCTCGAGATGGATAGCGGCCTTTATGCTTCCTGGAGCGAACTTTTTCGCCTCCACTGCCGTGCATTCCAAGTTATTCAGCATCTGTCCCCGAAGCCCACCGCTGAATCGTCTTCGTCAAAGGAACCTGACAAAGAGAAAGACAAATCCACCCAACCAGTCGACGACTCGTGGGATCGACTGGACGCTATTGTCTTGCAGTGGATTTATGCGACCATATCAAGTGATCTTCTACACACTATTCTAAAACCCAATGCTACCGCGCACGAATCATGGGTGGCTCTCGAAAATATTTTTCACGACAACAAAAGTTCCCGGGCTATTCACCTTCGGCACAAGTTCTCCAACACACGTCTCAGCGGCTTTCCGAATGTTTCTGCATATTGTCAACAGTTGAAGGTTCTTTCTGATCAACTCGCAAGTGTCGGAGCTCCAGTCGATAATCAGAGTCTTGTTCTTCAACTCATCAGTGGGTTGAACGAACAATATGAGGGAATCGCCACTATCCTCCAAAATCAGGATCCTCTTCCCAGCTTCTATGATGCTCGTTCTAAACTTATTCTGGTGGAATCTCGTAAAGCTGAGCAAGCCCTTCAAGCATCTCAAACCGCCGGTACCGCACTCAACGCCAACGCTTCTCGATCAACTGCCAATACCCACGGACCGGGTGACTACCGCTCCGACGGCCAATATGGTGGTCGCGGCCGTGGACGAAACTCGCGTGGCAGAGGACGTGGCCGTAACTCGGGTCGCGGGCGTGGTAACAACAGCCACAGTTCATGGCCAAACTGGAACTCTTGGACAAACCCATGGACTACACAGTGGGCCGCCCCTCCTCCTTGGGCCTCCCAGCAGTGGGCCGCACCTACCCAGCAGCCATGGGCCAGTCCCCCACAGAATCAACAGTGGGCTGCCCCTTCTTGTCCATACCCGACACTCAACCCCACTCCTAGCGGTCCATCCTCTGCTCAAGGAATCCTTGGATCTCGGCCCACTCAGGCCCATCATGCCGCATATACGCCTACGGACATTGAACAGGCAATGTATACCATGTCTCTGAACCAACATGATCCGATACCGGTAATGGACACTGGCGCTACGACCAACATGACTAACACCCAAG gacTACAAGACCTGGATCCCTATCCTACGATGCAACAGCAGCGGTGA